One window of Candidatus Tokpelaia hoelldoblerii genomic DNA carries:
- a CDS encoding Hypothetical protein (bhsal14780), which produces MQGMIYEEASFLPFFIITCALGGWAAWMTGRGCALTWRSMMQALVYMLPLGLAVRFIHFVIVGSTLLSVQYYVVDTMILLILCVLGFQYTRTGQMVRQYSWLFKKSSPFSWRRTGN; this is translated from the coding sequence ATGCAAGGCATGATTTATGAAGAGGCGTCTTTTTTACCCTTTTTCATCATTACCTGCGCACTGGGCGGCTGGGCGGCGTGGATGACAGGGCGCGGCTGCGCGCTCACATGGCGCAGCATGATGCAAGCGCTTGTCTATATGCTGCCGTTGGGGCTGGCGGTGCGGTTTATCCACTTTGTCATTGTCGGCAGCACTTTGCTGTCAGTGCAGTATTATGTCGTGGATACAATGATTTTGCTGATTCTCTGCGTGCTGGGCTTTCAATATACCCGCACCGGCCAGATGGTGCGGCAATATAGCTGGCTGTTTAAGAAAAGTTCACCCTTTTCATGGCGGCGCACCGGCAATTAA
- a CDS encoding ABC transporter (bhsal14770), which yields MDQQCPLPPPSGAILSVEHLHMRFGGLVAIDDLSFDVGRRKITALIGPNGAGKTTVFNCITGFYRPTGGRLTLTHGTGKPYLLERMADFQITRRAKVARTFQNIRLFPGLTVLENLLVAQHTPLMRASGFSLFGLLGLPRYKKSMEQAIAKAKSWLEKINLVERADDPAGDLPYGDQRRLEIARAMCTGPELLCLDEPAAGLNPSESLALNELLVSIRDETDTSILLIEHDMSVVMEISDHIIVLEYGSKIADGTPEDIRNDPKVIAAYLGVEDDEVAKPTGAIHDGSEQAEATIAQLITANRARDKTEPAQTCGKSASPLLTVSNVSAFYGSIQALHDVDLAINQGEIVTLIGANGAGKSTLMMTISGSPHAGGGRIVFDGQDITRLPPHEIARLRIAQSPEGRRIFPHMSVLENLQMGAALDKGVYFDEDVEKMFAIFPRLKERLYQRGGTLSGGEQQMLAIARAFMARPRLLMLDEPSLGLAPLIVKQIFDAIRMLNRETGLTVFLVEQNAFGALQLADRGYVMVNGKITMSGSGDALLANPDVRAAYLEGGRH from the coding sequence ATGGACCAGCAGTGCCCTCTCCCCCCGCCATCAGGCGCCATCCTGTCTGTCGAGCATCTGCATATGCGTTTTGGCGGCCTTGTCGCCATTGATGATTTAAGCTTTGACGTCGGGCGCAGAAAAATCACCGCGCTGATTGGCCCCAATGGCGCCGGTAAAACCACGGTGTTCAACTGCATCACGGGTTTTTATCGCCCGACCGGCGGCCGGTTAACGTTGACACATGGCACAGGCAAACCCTACCTGCTTGAGCGCATGGCGGATTTCCAGATCACCAGGCGGGCGAAAGTCGCGCGCACCTTTCAGAATATCCGCCTGTTTCCCGGCCTGACAGTGCTGGAAAACCTGCTGGTTGCCCAGCATACGCCTTTAATGCGCGCCAGCGGCTTCAGCCTGTTTGGCCTGCTCGGCCTGCCGCGTTACAAAAAAAGCATGGAACAGGCGATTGCAAAGGCTAAAAGCTGGCTGGAAAAAATCAATCTTGTTGAACGCGCCGATGACCCGGCCGGTGATCTGCCTTATGGCGACCAGCGCCGGCTGGAAATTGCCCGTGCCATGTGCACCGGCCCGGAACTTTTGTGCCTGGACGAACCGGCCGCCGGCCTCAATCCCAGTGAATCGCTGGCGCTCAACGAACTGCTTGTATCCATCCGCGATGAAACCGATACCTCCATTTTGCTGATTGAACATGATATGTCAGTGGTGATGGAGATTTCCGACCACATCATCGTACTGGAATATGGCTCAAAAATCGCCGACGGCACACCGGAAGACATCCGCAATGACCCGAAAGTGATTGCCGCCTATCTGGGCGTTGAGGATGACGAGGTGGCAAAGCCTACAGGGGCTATCCATGATGGCTCTGAACAGGCGGAAGCAACCATTGCGCAACTCATAACTGCAAACAGGGCGCGCGATAAAACGGAACCGGCGCAGACATGCGGCAAAAGCGCTTCCCCCCTGCTCACGGTCAGCAATGTTTCAGCCTTCTATGGCAGCATTCAGGCGCTGCATGATGTTGATCTTGCGATCAATCAGGGCGAAATTGTCACACTGATCGGCGCCAATGGCGCGGGCAAATCCACATTGATGATGACTATTTCCGGCAGCCCGCATGCGGGAGGCGGCAGAATTGTCTTTGACGGGCAGGATATCACCCGGCTGCCGCCGCATGAGATTGCCCGGCTGCGCATTGCCCAGTCGCCGGAAGGACGGCGGATTTTCCCGCATATGAGCGTGCTGGAAAACCTGCAGATGGGAGCGGCTCTCGACAAGGGCGTGTATTTTGATGAAGACGTGGAAAAAATGTTTGCAATCTTCCCGCGCCTGAAGGAGCGCCTGTACCAGCGTGGCGGCACGCTTTCCGGCGGTGAGCAGCAAATGCTGGCGATTGCGCGCGCCTTCATGGCGCGGCCACGGCTGCTGATGCTTGATGAACCGTCGCTCGGCCTGGCGCCGCTGATTGTCAAACAGATTTTTGACGCTATCCGCATGCTGAACCGGGAAACCGGCCTGACGGTGTTTCTGGTGGAACAGAACGCCTTTGGCGCATTGCAGCTTGCCGACCGCGGCTATGTGATGGTCAACGGCAAAATCACCATGAGCGGCAGTGGAGACGCGCTTCTTGCCAACCCGGATGTGCGCGCCGCCTATCTGGAAGGCGGACGGCATTAA